One genomic window of Tenacibaculum tangerinum includes the following:
- a CDS encoding response regulator transcription factor yields MITIAMAEDHQILIDGVTSFFEYDEDINIIGTVNNGEDLLKLVRLKQPKLVITDIRMPKMDGIQATKHIKSEFPHIKVLALTMFDQPEAIKQMLDAGASGYLLKNSGIKMLSKAIIAVANGDTFFDPNVAFNFMNDYLDENVTIGKAEKVILSNREKEILQLIANGNTSKEIADTLFIAKTTVDTHRKNMIRKLNLSNGNELVKYAVEKKYDF; encoded by the coding sequence ATGATAACAATCGCCATGGCAGAAGACCATCAAATTTTAATTGATGGCGTTACTTCTTTTTTTGAGTATGATGAAGATATCAATATTATTGGTACCGTAAATAACGGAGAAGACTTACTAAAGCTCGTCCGTTTAAAACAACCCAAATTGGTCATTACCGATATTCGAATGCCTAAAATGGATGGTATTCAAGCTACGAAACATATTAAATCGGAGTTTCCGCATATAAAAGTCTTGGCCTTAACCATGTTCGACCAACCCGAAGCAATTAAGCAAATGTTAGATGCTGGCGCTTCTGGCTATTTGTTAAAAAATTCTGGTATTAAAATGCTATCGAAAGCCATTATAGCTGTTGCCAATGGCGATACTTTTTTCGACCCTAACGTCGCTTTTAATTTTATGAATGATTACCTAGATGAAAATGTGACTATAGGAAAGGCGGAAAAAGTAATCTTATCGAATCGGGAAAAAGAAATCTTACAACTCATCGCCAACGGAAATACCTCTAAAGAAATTGCCGACACCTTATTTATTGCTAAAACAACGGTAGACACCCACCGAAAAAACATGATTCGCAAATTGAATTTATCGAACGGTAATGAACTGGTGAAATATGCCGTAGAAAAGAAATATGATTTTTAG
- a CDS encoding cupin domain-containing protein, with the protein MKTKYTIQKSPFVVPTTDGKLIEEHVGNATDGNSNISIAHMIAPAGWSEPFQTPEFEEYTYIIKGKKQFNIDGDIVVLEAGQSIKIEKNVRVQYSNPFTEPCEYLAICLPAFSMELVHREEKDS; encoded by the coding sequence ATGAAAACAAAATACACCATTCAAAAAAGTCCGTTTGTAGTACCCACTACTGACGGAAAATTAATTGAAGAGCATGTTGGCAATGCTACCGATGGAAACTCTAACATAAGTATAGCCCACATGATAGCACCCGCAGGGTGGAGTGAACCTTTTCAAACTCCTGAATTTGAAGAATACACCTACATTATCAAAGGAAAAAAGCAATTCAATATTGACGGTGACATTGTGGTCTTGGAAGCAGGACAATCGATTAAAATTGAGAAAAATGTTCGTGTTCAATATTCCAACCCATTTACCGAACCTTGTGAGTATTTAGCCATTTGCTTGCCTGCTTTTTCTATGGAATTGGTGCATCGGGAAGAAAAAGACTCTTAG